From the Photobacterium sp. GJ3 genome, one window contains:
- the pqiB gene encoding intermembrane transport protein PqiB: protein MSEQAPPKAEVSPIRQISLIWLVPVVALVIGFWMLIQFLASKGPEITLKLTTAEGIEVGKTEIKALNVKVGVITDVKLSDDYNSIMAVAQLDKDAERMLKTDTRFWVVKPRIGTQGISGLDTLLSGAYIELQPGVEKEEQLKFTVLDIPPVAPLDTKGLRLVLTHEEAGKLSVGDPVLYEGFTVGRVEKVSFDTETKNANYQLFIFEPYDSLIRQRTQFWLTSGVELSMSAEGFNLKIGSVESLLTGGVSFNVPDGAEPGELVTRQMMTFHLFNNQSEVREQLYDQYLEYVMLFNESVRGLSEGAPVEYRGIRIGTVAEVPLRVPLQGKEFSEQQIPVLVRIEFARVHEYVEMNTLEELHHYLEAEFDNGLRASLKTANFLTGQLMVDVNFYENGATTTETTYKNYDRFPTAAGGFAEIQKQVASLLDKLNNLPLETTLSELNQTLAAAEKTLKSAEQAARSVDRLMAQQETKAIPAELRNSLAQIQATLRSYGADGAPYRNLENALVRFEQVMKELQPVLRQVNDKPNSLIFSDSKGKDPIPVAGE, encoded by the coding sequence ATGAGTGAACAAGCGCCGCCAAAAGCTGAAGTCAGTCCAATTCGCCAGATATCTCTGATCTGGCTGGTACCTGTCGTCGCGCTGGTGATTGGTTTCTGGATGCTGATTCAGTTCCTTGCCAGTAAAGGCCCTGAAATTACACTCAAGCTGACCACAGCGGAGGGAATTGAAGTTGGCAAAACCGAAATTAAAGCACTCAATGTCAAAGTCGGAGTGATTACGGATGTCAAACTGAGCGATGATTACAATTCCATCATGGCGGTCGCGCAACTCGACAAAGATGCCGAGAGAATGCTGAAAACGGACACACGGTTTTGGGTGGTAAAGCCCCGGATCGGGACGCAAGGGATTTCGGGGTTAGATACATTACTCTCCGGCGCTTACATTGAATTGCAACCGGGTGTGGAAAAAGAAGAGCAGTTGAAATTTACCGTTTTAGATATTCCTCCGGTCGCACCCTTGGATACCAAGGGGTTACGATTAGTCCTGACTCATGAAGAGGCGGGCAAACTGAGCGTTGGTGATCCCGTTCTTTATGAAGGATTTACGGTGGGTCGGGTTGAGAAGGTCAGTTTTGATACTGAAACTAAAAACGCAAATTATCAGCTGTTTATTTTCGAACCGTATGACAGCCTCATCCGGCAACGGACTCAATTCTGGTTAACATCCGGTGTTGAATTAAGTATGTCTGCAGAAGGGTTTAACCTGAAGATTGGTTCGGTTGAATCACTTCTTACAGGTGGTGTGAGTTTTAATGTCCCTGATGGTGCTGAGCCGGGAGAACTTGTCACCCGGCAGATGATGACATTTCATTTGTTTAATAATCAGAGTGAAGTACGCGAGCAACTCTATGATCAATATCTGGAGTACGTCATGTTATTTAATGAATCTGTTCGCGGCTTAAGTGAAGGGGCTCCGGTAGAGTATCGGGGTATCCGAATTGGCACCGTGGCAGAGGTGCCTCTGCGGGTTCCTCTCCAAGGAAAAGAGTTTTCAGAGCAGCAGATTCCGGTATTGGTTCGGATTGAGTTTGCCAGGGTTCATGAATATGTAGAGATGAACACATTGGAGGAACTTCACCATTATCTCGAAGCAGAGTTCGATAATGGATTACGGGCTTCACTGAAAACGGCAAATTTTTTAACGGGTCAATTGATGGTTGATGTGAACTTTTATGAGAATGGCGCAACGACAACCGAAACAACGTACAAAAATTATGACCGTTTCCCAACTGCCGCTGGTGGTTTTGCTGAGATTCAAAAGCAGGTGGCTTCGCTGCTGGATAAACTGAATAACCTGCCTTTGGAAACCACCTTATCAGAGCTGAATCAGACGCTGGCGGCCGCCGAGAAAACCCTGAAGTCTGCAGAGCAGGCAGCACGAAGTGTAGATAGATTAATGGCCCAGCAGGAGACAAAAGCTATCCCGGCGGAGTTGAGAAACAGTCTGGCGCAGATACAGGCCACGCTCAGAAGCTATGGGGCTGATGGGGCGCCTTACAGAAACCTTGAAAATGCGCTGGTTCGTTTCGAGCAGGTGATGAAAGAACTGCAACCTGTGCTCAGACAGGTGAATGACAAGCCGAATTCACTGATTTTTTCAGACAGCAAGGGTAAAGACCCGATTCCTGTCGCGGGGGAATGA
- a CDS encoding paraquat-inducible protein A, translated as MVQEQRETGMTGCEECGLVVSLPLLEPGQRACCPRCGHLLMKTIQYPQHRTLAYGIACLIMLVLSVSFPFMSFSVQGLRQEITLMHSAEMLSQFENGPLALLLLLTVVVLPACYVASVLYLYWMADRHGKIHRDSVTYRVKRLCRLTLRIEPWLMVDVFLIGILVSLIKIAALADVGLGLSFWAFCIYTVLVVKCVSMVDRTWLWLQFAPMIPLSAVKAGDSHHSQNHVACHICSQLNPLPEQGHTHCLRCGGKLHPFHPKRNLQFAWALLLASAIFLFPANLYPMMYTVSLGKSEGSTILGGVILLWQLGSYPVALVIFIASVVIPLAKIFMLAWLFYRAGKNDDCEEKKAIRRLKLYRLTEFIGRWSMIDIFVVALLVALVQLQNLMAIYPGPAALSFASVVILTMMSAMIFDPRIFWQDVNSIMDPKPKEEPERFPDHEISPLQKEPPA; from the coding sequence ATGGTTCAGGAACAGCGAGAAACAGGGATGACGGGGTGTGAAGAGTGTGGCCTTGTTGTCAGCCTGCCCCTGCTTGAACCCGGTCAGCGTGCTTGCTGTCCACGCTGTGGCCACCTGTTGATGAAAACCATTCAATACCCGCAACACCGAACGCTAGCCTATGGGATTGCCTGCCTGATTATGCTGGTGTTGAGCGTCAGTTTTCCGTTTATGTCATTCAGTGTGCAGGGGCTCCGGCAGGAAATTACCCTGATGCATTCAGCCGAAATGCTGAGTCAGTTTGAAAACGGGCCTTTGGCATTGCTCCTTTTGCTGACTGTCGTCGTTTTGCCTGCGTGTTATGTCGCTTCGGTTCTCTATTTATATTGGATGGCAGACAGGCATGGAAAAATTCACAGAGACAGTGTGACGTATCGTGTGAAACGGCTTTGCAGGTTGACTTTACGGATTGAACCATGGCTCATGGTCGATGTGTTTTTGATTGGGATTCTGGTCAGCCTGATCAAAATTGCGGCGTTGGCCGATGTCGGGCTTGGCCTGTCCTTTTGGGCATTCTGTATCTATACGGTGCTGGTGGTGAAATGTGTTTCAATGGTTGACCGGACCTGGTTGTGGCTGCAATTCGCTCCTATGATTCCATTGTCTGCTGTCAAGGCAGGGGACAGTCATCACTCTCAAAATCATGTCGCTTGTCACATCTGTTCTCAATTGAATCCTCTGCCAGAACAGGGGCATACACATTGCCTGCGTTGTGGCGGAAAACTGCATCCATTCCATCCGAAGCGAAACCTCCAATTTGCTTGGGCGTTATTATTGGCCTCAGCCATTTTCTTGTTTCCTGCAAATCTGTATCCAATGATGTACACCGTTAGTTTAGGAAAGTCGGAAGGTTCGACCATTCTTGGCGGTGTGATTTTACTTTGGCAACTCGGTTCATACCCGGTCGCTCTGGTCATTTTTATTGCCAGTGTTGTTATACCATTGGCAAAGATCTTTATGCTGGCCTGGCTTTTTTACCGGGCGGGAAAGAATGATGATTGTGAGGAAAAAAAAGCAATCCGCCGGCTGAAACTTTATCGTCTGACAGAGTTTATTGGGCGCTGGTCGATGATCGATATTTTTGTCGTAGCATTGCTTGTTGCATTAGTGCAGTTGCAAAACCTGATGGCGATCTACCCGGGTCCGGCGGCATTGTCGTTCGCATCTGTTGTGATTCTGACCATGATGTCTGCAATGATCTTTGATCCGAGAATTTTTTGGCAGGATGTGAATTCGATAATGGATCCAAAACCAAAAGAAGAACCAGAACGTTTCCCGGATCATGAAATTTCTCCCTTACAGAAGGAGCCGCCTGCATGA
- the phaC gene encoding class I poly(R)-hydroxyalkanoic acid synthase produces the protein MNPNFFTDYFAKLQEMNQAWWKEFDSGKAAINTPFNKAMNELNLEDTTAWLEKASAQPAVIAKIQMDWFENQMKILQSVTNTGDNQEVVTPAHDDKRFIDPAWQNEAFYNYIKQSYLLFSNKMKETIDSIEGLDDKAKERLNFFSRQAINALSPTNFITTNPELAKLTVESNGQNLIKGMELLHEDMQSSADVLKIRMTNGDAFQVGDNIANTPGEVIFKNELFELIQYKPLTEKVNATPILIVPPFINKYYIMDLREKNSLARWLVEQGHTVFMMSWRNPDATMKDVDFDHYVLDGALKALDVVESVSGEKQIHAVGYCIGGTLLATALAYSAAKRMRNRVKTATFFTTILDFSQPGEIGAYINDPIISAIEAQNELKGYMDGRSLSVTFSLLRENSLYWNYYVNNYLKGNSPIDFDLLFWNGDSTNVAQACHSTLLRQFYLENKLMDPKGFKVGGVYIDLSKIKIPTYFISTQEDHIALWQGTYRGAQVLNGDSVFVLGESGHIAGIINHPDKKKYGYYTNEKAEADPENWLAGAKRHDGSWWTHWNTWLNGYNAEEQVSARDIGNESYPSISPAPGHYVKQTLPIELADSN, from the coding sequence ATGAACCCGAATTTTTTCACGGACTACTTTGCTAAACTCCAGGAAATGAACCAAGCGTGGTGGAAGGAGTTTGATTCCGGCAAGGCAGCCATTAACACCCCATTCAACAAAGCAATGAATGAGTTGAATCTGGAAGACACGACGGCTTGGCTGGAAAAAGCATCGGCGCAGCCAGCTGTGATTGCAAAAATTCAGATGGATTGGTTTGAGAACCAGATGAAGATTTTGCAAAGTGTGACCAACACTGGCGACAATCAGGAAGTTGTCACTCCGGCGCATGATGATAAGCGTTTCATCGATCCTGCATGGCAGAATGAAGCTTTTTATAATTACATCAAGCAATCTTATTTGCTGTTCAGCAATAAGATGAAAGAAACCATCGATTCGATTGAAGGCCTGGATGACAAAGCGAAAGAGCGTCTGAACTTTTTTTCTCGTCAGGCCATTAACGCACTGTCGCCAACGAACTTCATCACCACGAACCCAGAGCTTGCTAAGCTGACGGTTGAGTCGAATGGTCAGAACCTGATCAAAGGCATGGAATTACTGCATGAAGACATGCAGTCCAGTGCTGATGTGCTGAAAATCCGGATGACAAACGGTGATGCATTCCAGGTGGGCGATAATATTGCGAACACCCCGGGAGAAGTCATTTTCAAGAACGAGCTGTTTGAATTGATTCAGTACAAGCCGTTAACTGAAAAAGTGAACGCGACGCCGATCCTGATTGTGCCGCCATTTATCAATAAGTACTACATCATGGATCTTCGTGAGAAGAATTCCCTGGCGCGCTGGTTGGTAGAGCAGGGTCATACGGTGTTCATGATGTCCTGGCGCAACCCAGACGCGACCATGAAAGACGTAGATTTTGATCATTACGTTCTGGATGGTGCGTTGAAAGCGCTGGATGTCGTTGAAAGTGTCTCGGGTGAAAAACAAATCCACGCTGTGGGCTACTGTATTGGCGGAACTTTGCTGGCGACCGCTTTGGCCTACAGTGCTGCGAAACGAATGCGGAACCGGGTAAAAACGGCGACTTTCTTTACCACGATTCTGGACTTTTCACAGCCGGGAGAGATTGGCGCTTACATAAATGACCCGATCATTTCCGCAATTGAAGCGCAGAATGAACTCAAAGGCTATATGGATGGCCGCTCGTTGAGCGTGACCTTCAGCTTGCTTCGTGAGAACAGCCTGTATTGGAACTATTATGTGAATAACTACCTGAAAGGGAATAGTCCAATCGATTTCGACTTGTTGTTCTGGAATGGTGACAGCACCAACGTGGCCCAGGCATGCCACAGTACGCTGCTGCGTCAGTTCTATCTGGAAAACAAGTTGATGGATCCGAAAGGATTTAAAGTGGGTGGTGTTTATATTGATTTGTCGAAAATCAAAATCCCGACCTACTTCATTTCAACGCAGGAAGATCATATTGCCCTTTGGCAAGGGACGTACCGTGGTGCTCAGGTGCTGAACGGTGATTCAGTCTTTGTGCTGGGTGAATCTGGTCATATTGCAGGGATTATTAACCATCCTGATAAGAAGAAGTATGGTTATTACACCAATGAGAAGGCTGAGGCTGATCCGGAGAACTGGCTGGCAGGTGCCAAGCGACATGATGGCTCCTGGTGGACACATTGGAACACCTGGTTGAACGGCTATAACGCTGAAGAACAGGTTTCTGCGCGTGACATTGGTAACGAGAGTTACCCGTCAATCAGTCCGGCACCGGGCCATTATGTGAAGCAAACCTTGCCGATTGAGCTTGCGGATAGCAACTAA
- a CDS encoding phasin family protein: MYTEMFKSFSEQTEKSLAPYVKFNKLFTKNVEELTELQLAAVRAYSDLGLSQLKAISEIKDLQSLTSFQSQQLENLTKLSQQLVEDSNKFSALAQGFKSEVEVLVAENVKQATPA, translated from the coding sequence ATGTATACGGAAATGTTTAAATCGTTCTCTGAGCAAACTGAAAAATCACTGGCACCTTACGTGAAATTCAACAAGCTGTTCACGAAAAATGTTGAAGAGCTGACTGAGCTTCAACTGGCAGCCGTACGTGCTTACAGTGATTTGGGTCTGTCTCAGCTGAAAGCAATCAGCGAAATTAAGGATCTGCAATCGCTGACTTCTTTCCAAAGCCAGCAGTTGGAAAACCTGACGAAACTGTCTCAGCAGTTGGTTGAAGACAGCAATAAATTTTCTGCACTGGCGCAAGGCTTTAAGTCTGAAGTTGAGGTCCTGGTTGCCGAAAACGTAAAGCAAGCTACGCCAGCTTAA
- a CDS encoding acetyl-CoA C-acetyltransferase translates to MTKVFIVAAKRTPIGSFNGSLKSVSPAQLAAVAIKAALTQAKVDPAKVDEVILGNVIGAGQGMGPGRQASIFAGIPEQVPAYSLNMVCGSGMKAVMDAAAHIKAGDAELVVAAGAESMSQIPFTVPASIRDGQKMGNLQMTDLLINDGLTDVFNHYHMGVTAENVVAKVGLTREQQDNFALASQQKAVAAIEQGKFVDEIAPVEVQERRETKLIDTDEYPKANATLEGLQKLRPAFNKEGSVTAGNASGINDGASAIIVASEAAVEKYGLTPLAEIQGYAQAGVAPEVMGLGPVPAVQKALEKADLGIDAVGLFEFNEAFAGQALGVLHELADALDTKVEDLAERSNVNGGAIALGHPLGASGNRIIVSLLHEMRRRGTEHGLATLCVGGGMGTAIVLKKI, encoded by the coding sequence ATGACCAAAGTTTTTATCGTAGCAGCGAAACGGACTCCGATTGGCAGCTTTAATGGATCGTTGAAGTCAGTTTCACCGGCTCAACTGGCAGCTGTTGCCATTAAAGCGGCGCTGACTCAGGCAAAAGTTGATCCTGCAAAAGTGGATGAAGTGATTCTGGGGAATGTGATTGGTGCAGGCCAGGGGATGGGCCCGGGTCGGCAGGCATCGATTTTCGCTGGTATTCCAGAGCAGGTTCCGGCGTATAGCCTGAACATGGTTTGCGGTAGCGGCATGAAGGCAGTCATGGATGCAGCGGCACATATCAAAGCAGGTGATGCTGAACTGGTCGTTGCTGCTGGTGCGGAGAGCATGTCTCAGATTCCATTTACTGTACCGGCTTCGATTCGTGACGGACAAAAGATGGGCAACCTGCAGATGACCGATCTGCTGATCAATGATGGCCTGACGGATGTATTCAATCACTACCACATGGGCGTGACTGCGGAAAATGTGGTTGCGAAAGTTGGTTTGACCCGCGAGCAGCAAGACAACTTTGCGCTGGCAAGTCAGCAAAAAGCGGTTGCTGCGATTGAACAAGGCAAGTTTGTGGACGAAATTGCTCCTGTAGAAGTGCAGGAACGTCGTGAAACCAAATTGATTGATACCGATGAGTATCCGAAAGCCAATGCAACTTTGGAAGGTCTCCAGAAACTGCGCCCGGCCTTCAATAAAGAAGGCAGTGTGACTGCGGGGAACGCTTCCGGGATTAATGACGGCGCTAGTGCCATCATCGTTGCCTCGGAAGCCGCCGTTGAAAAATATGGGCTGACCCCTTTGGCTGAAATTCAAGGTTATGCGCAAGCTGGTGTTGCCCCTGAGGTCATGGGTTTAGGCCCTGTCCCGGCAGTCCAGAAAGCCTTGGAAAAAGCTGATTTAGGCATTGATGCTGTCGGTTTGTTCGAGTTTAACGAAGCTTTCGCCGGACAGGCATTAGGTGTATTGCATGAGTTGGCTGACGCGTTGGATACCAAAGTCGAAGATTTGGCTGAGCGTAGCAATGTCAATGGTGGTGCGATTGCACTGGGCCACCCGCTGGGGGCTTCGGGCAACCGGATTATCGTGAGCCTGCTACATGAAATGCGCCGTCGGGGCACAGAGCATGGTTTGGCCACGCTTTGTGTCGGTGGCGGCATGGGTACGGCGATCGTACTGAAAAAAATCTAA
- a CDS encoding SDR family oxidoreductase, protein MTKVALVTGAKGGIGSAITQGLVDAGYRVIATYFPTGEAKAKEWFAENNYSDAQVRLFPLDVTDAAYCEEALTTLLNEEGKIDVLVNNAGITRDSTFKRMTAQQWQEVISTNLDSLFNVTHPLFASMCDKGFGRIINISSVNGLKGQFGQANYSAAKAGMIGFTKALAAEGARYGVTVNAIAPGYTGTPMVEAIKPEVLDAIKAEIPMKRLAQPNEVAASVNFLASDAAAYITGETLSVNGGLYMQ, encoded by the coding sequence ATGACTAAGGTAGCATTGGTAACTGGCGCAAAAGGTGGCATTGGTTCTGCAATCACTCAGGGTTTAGTTGATGCAGGGTATCGTGTCATTGCCACATATTTCCCCACAGGTGAAGCGAAAGCGAAGGAATGGTTTGCTGAAAATAACTATTCCGATGCTCAGGTTCGTTTATTCCCTCTTGATGTCACGGATGCGGCATATTGTGAAGAGGCACTGACTACTCTTTTAAATGAAGAGGGTAAGATTGACGTGCTGGTGAACAATGCTGGAATAACCCGTGACAGTACTTTTAAACGAATGACGGCACAACAATGGCAGGAAGTCATCTCGACGAACTTAGACAGCCTGTTTAATGTGACGCATCCATTATTCGCTTCCATGTGTGATAAAGGGTTTGGCCGGATTATTAATATTTCGTCGGTGAACGGGCTGAAAGGTCAATTCGGTCAGGCGAACTATTCTGCTGCGAAAGCTGGCATGATTGGGTTTACCAAAGCGCTGGCTGCTGAAGGTGCGCGCTATGGTGTAACCGTGAATGCGATCGCGCCAGGATATACCGGCACACCCATGGTAGAAGCCATTAAACCTGAAGTGTTGGATGCGATTAAAGCTGAAATTCCAATGAAGCGTTTAGCGCAGCCGAATGAGGTTGCTGCTTCTGTCAATTTCCTCGCCAGCGATGCTGCCGCCTACATTACCGGTGAAACACTCTCGGTAAATGGCGGCCTCTACATGCAATAA
- a CDS encoding MoxR family ATPase — protein sequence MLSQTFQQLEQYLQQQVIGQPEMVQQLLVALLADGHILVEGPPGLAKTRAVKTLAACIEGDFHRIQFTPDLLPADLTGTDIFRPETGEFIFQPGPIFNALLLADEINRAPAKVQAAMLEAMAEKQITAGRKTYPLPELFLVMATQNPIEQEGTYPLPEAQLDRFLLQLNVNYPNEESELAILRLNRGEAIEHHQESAPAVMLSQAEIFSARQEVLQIHMAAEVEQYLIRLVMATREPQRYSDDLAAWLQMGVSPRATLALDRCARAYAWLQGRDFVTPDDVQKMAYPVLRHRLLLSYEAQAEGIAPDRVVEVLLQQVTSA from the coding sequence ATGCTTTCACAGACCTTTCAGCAACTCGAACAATACTTACAACAACAGGTCATCGGACAACCCGAAATGGTGCAGCAACTGCTCGTTGCTCTCCTTGCAGACGGTCATATTCTCGTCGAAGGCCCTCCTGGGCTTGCAAAAACACGAGCCGTCAAAACGCTTGCCGCCTGCATTGAAGGCGATTTTCACCGCATTCAGTTCACGCCGGATCTGCTTCCGGCCGATCTCACCGGCACAGATATCTTCCGTCCGGAAACCGGTGAGTTTATTTTCCAGCCCGGTCCGATTTTTAACGCACTGCTGCTGGCCGATGAAATCAACCGCGCCCCGGCAAAAGTTCAGGCGGCCATGCTGGAAGCGATGGCTGAAAAGCAAATCACTGCGGGCAGAAAGACATATCCGTTGCCTGAACTTTTTCTGGTCATGGCGACACAGAACCCGATTGAACAGGAAGGCACCTACCCGCTTCCCGAAGCCCAGCTTGATCGGTTTTTGCTTCAACTCAACGTCAATTACCCCAATGAAGAGAGCGAGCTGGCAATCTTACGACTGAATCGTGGGGAAGCAATTGAGCATCACCAGGAATCAGCACCTGCTGTGATGCTCAGTCAGGCTGAGATTTTCAGTGCGCGGCAGGAAGTGCTGCAAATCCATATGGCTGCCGAAGTCGAGCAGTATCTAATTCGGTTGGTGATGGCGACACGCGAACCCCAGCGTTACAGTGATGATCTGGCCGCATGGCTTCAAATGGGTGTCAGCCCGCGGGCCACACTCGCGCTAGACCGCTGTGCCCGTGCTTATGCCTGGCTGCAAGGCCGAGATTTTGTGACCCCGGATGACGTGCAGAAAATGGCCTACCCCGTTTTGAGGCACCGCCTGCTGCTGAGTTATGAAGCGCAAGCTGAAGGCATTGCACCGGATCGGGTCGTTGAGGTACTGCTTCAGCAGGTAACCAGTGCATGA
- a CDS encoding DUF58 domain-containing protein, with protein sequence MSKVTDTLPAALPRHSNGYDLCLAELLQYKSQTVQWLPPARSVWSQLNGQHLSRQKGRGMNFSEVRPYQPGDDIRAIDWRVTARTGKAHTKLFSEEREQPVMLLIDFSPSMRFGSQLLLKSVQAAHFASLISWLAVQQQDRVGALIFNGESLSECKPTARQQGPLSVLNAMINLHQHSASAPAATRVSFADALRHLHHVCPKGSEIILLSDFYMLQAQDRKRLSQLRSHNRIQFVHLYDPLETGETGYRGREYVSDRTQSAWMNFGSARVRQDMASHFAHRLQTLTELAASLAIPLHSLSAATPLLKQLAQPTRPSAAKIVG encoded by the coding sequence ATGAGCAAAGTCACAGACACCCTGCCCGCTGCACTGCCAAGACACAGCAACGGGTATGACTTATGTCTGGCTGAGCTGCTCCAGTATAAAAGTCAGACGGTTCAATGGCTGCCACCAGCCAGAAGCGTCTGGTCCCAGCTCAACGGCCAGCACTTAAGCCGCCAGAAAGGACGGGGCATGAATTTCTCTGAAGTCCGTCCTTATCAGCCCGGCGACGATATTCGGGCCATTGATTGGCGGGTAACCGCACGAACCGGAAAAGCGCACACCAAATTATTCAGCGAAGAACGTGAACAACCCGTCATGCTGCTGATTGATTTCAGCCCCAGCATGCGTTTTGGCAGCCAGCTTTTACTGAAATCCGTGCAGGCGGCGCATTTTGCCAGTTTGATCAGTTGGCTGGCCGTACAGCAGCAAGACCGTGTTGGCGCCTTGATTTTCAATGGCGAAAGCCTGAGTGAGTGCAAACCCACGGCCAGACAACAGGGTCCGCTGTCTGTCTTAAATGCGATGATCAATCTGCACCAGCACAGTGCTTCTGCCCCGGCTGCCACCCGCGTGTCTTTTGCCGATGCATTAAGGCATTTACACCATGTTTGCCCGAAAGGCAGCGAAATCATCCTGCTGAGTGATTTTTATATGCTTCAGGCGCAGGATCGAAAACGACTCAGTCAACTGCGAAGCCATAACCGGATTCAGTTCGTCCATCTGTATGATCCGCTGGAAACCGGTGAAACCGGTTATCGGGGACGTGAATATGTGTCGGATAGAACCCAGTCCGCCTGGATGAACTTTGGTTCCGCCAGGGTTCGGCAGGACATGGCGTCGCATTTCGCTCATCGTCTGCAAACGCTGACTGAACTGGCCGCATCTCTGGCCATTCCCCTGCATTCTTTATCTGCTGCGACGCCATTGCTGAAACAACTGGCTCAGCCAACGCGTCCGTCAGCGGCAAAAATTGTCGGATAA
- a CDS encoding DUF4381 domain-containing protein — protein MSQTQTHPIPLADLHLPSPPDVWPLAWGWWSAALIVILLLGLAYLLRQFYRKHHAHRTIRKLAFKHIHAAQSVTELNTILRQTALTYFPREKVAGLSGTDWLTFLDHQLPEQHRGFQAMSECWQQALYSHHQTDQTLEQCRTLTIRWVQQTCKASGAATMMGDKHV, from the coding sequence ATGTCACAAACACAAACACACCCGATTCCACTGGCCGATCTCCATCTGCCTTCCCCGCCGGATGTCTGGCCTTTAGCCTGGGGATGGTGGAGCGCCGCGCTGATTGTCATTCTGCTTCTGGGACTCGCGTACCTTCTGCGTCAATTTTACCGGAAACATCATGCGCATCGGACGATCAGAAAGCTGGCGTTCAAACACATCCATGCTGCGCAGTCTGTAACTGAGCTTAATACAATCCTTCGCCAGACAGCACTCACTTATTTTCCGCGTGAAAAAGTCGCCGGGCTGAGCGGCACAGACTGGCTCACTTTTCTGGACCATCAGTTACCGGAACAACACCGGGGTTTTCAAGCCATGAGTGAATGCTGGCAACAGGCGCTGTACAGCCACCATCAAACCGATCAAACCCTGGAGCAATGCCGGACACTCACAATCCGCTGGGTACAGCAAACCTGTAAGGCGTCAGGTGCTGCAACAATGATGGGAGACAAGCATGTTTGA
- a CDS encoding VWA domain-containing protein, with protein sequence MFEFLWWWAFVLLPLPWLISRVARPVEPSARVFLPVLPKQATRQPSRRWPVILACLCWGCLIAAIARPVWFGDPVQIQPEHRDMLLAVDLSGSMSTEDMVDEDGQSIDRLTSVKQVVSDFISQRQGDRLGLVLFANHAYLQTPLTFDLNTVKQQLNRSVLGLIGQSTAIGEGLGIATKSFINSENAQRVIVLLSDGANTSGVIAPMEAATLAAENQVKIYTVGIGADEMIEQSFFSRRIVNPSQDLDEKTLTQIATLTGGQYFRARNPEQLARIYQSINDLEPVSSASQTWRPQEELFRIPLAVALLLSVMLAIHWRHYG encoded by the coding sequence ATGTTTGAATTTCTTTGGTGGTGGGCTTTTGTCCTGCTCCCATTGCCCTGGCTGATTTCCCGTGTCGCCCGTCCGGTTGAACCGTCAGCCCGAGTCTTTCTGCCCGTTTTACCAAAGCAGGCCACACGGCAACCTTCCCGCCGGTGGCCTGTGATCCTGGCTTGTTTATGCTGGGGATGTCTGATAGCCGCGATTGCAAGACCCGTCTGGTTCGGCGATCCGGTACAAATTCAGCCAGAACATCGCGACATGCTGCTGGCTGTGGATTTATCCGGCTCGATGTCCACGGAAGATATGGTGGATGAAGACGGCCAAAGCATCGATCGGCTCACGTCTGTGAAGCAGGTTGTGTCCGATTTTATCAGCCAGCGTCAGGGCGATCGTCTGGGTCTGGTGTTGTTTGCCAATCATGCTTACCTGCAAACACCCCTGACCTTTGATCTCAATACGGTGAAGCAACAACTGAACCGAAGTGTATTGGGCTTAATTGGTCAAAGCACAGCCATTGGTGAAGGATTGGGGATCGCGACCAAAAGCTTTATCAACAGCGAAAATGCCCAGCGCGTGATCGTACTGCTCAGTGACGGCGCCAATACCTCGGGTGTGATCGCCCCGATGGAAGCAGCAACACTGGCCGCAGAGAATCAGGTCAAAATTTATACCGTCGGGATCGGCGCGGATGAAATGATTGAGCAAAGCTTTTTCAGCCGGCGCATTGTGAATCCATCACAGGATCTGGACGAAAAAACCTTAACGCAAATCGCCACTCTCACGGGCGGGCAGTATTTCAGGGCCAGAAACCCGGAGCAGCTGGCACGTATTTATCAGAGCATCAATGATCTTGAACCGGTTTCGAGCGCCAGTCAGACGTGGCGTCCTCAGGAGGAACTGTTCCGGATACCGCTCGCAGTCGCGTTACTGCTGAGCGTGATGCTGGCGATACATTGGAGGCACTATGGCTGA